A portion of the Juglans microcarpa x Juglans regia isolate MS1-56 chromosome 1D, Jm3101_v1.0, whole genome shotgun sequence genome contains these proteins:
- the LOC121234174 gene encoding UPF0481 protein At3g47200 → MVAVFNKEHLSWYLITLKLREALESGVPTTPAGFPGQTRELLQKQQQEPSESLQIVVRPNDGENYEEKDDNPTDSEWVISIKDKLEQARQDDVAGSWAKLCIYRIPHYLREGDDKAYVPQIVSLGPYHHGKRRLRQMDRHKWRALHHVLKRTNHDIKVYLDAVKELEEKARTCYEGSISLSSNEFVEMMVLDGCFVLELFRGAAEGFKQLGYSRNDPIFAMRGSMHSIQRDMIMLENQLPLFILDRLLEIQLGYPDQKGLVAQLTLQFFDPLMPTDEPMSKSDRNKLESSLGHQTTFDPLSDQGCVHCLDVFRRSLLRTGPQAEPRIWIKRWSHGNRVADKRRQQLIHCVTELKEAGIKFTKRRTDRFWDIKFKNGILQIPRLLIHDGTKSLFLNLIAFEQCHLDCSNDITSYVVFMDNLIDSHQDVSYLHYYGIIEHWLGSDAEVADLFNRLCQEVVFDINDSYLSSLSENVNRYYNHRWNTWRASLKHNYFSNPWAILSLVAAVVLLLLTFGQSFYGIYGYYKPR, encoded by the coding sequence ATGGTGGCTGTGTTCAACAAGGAGCACTTGAGTTGGTACCTCATCACCCTCAAACTCAGAGAAGCTTTAGAATCTGGGGTACCAACAACGCCTGCGGGATTTCCAGGACAAACTCGGGAGCTGCTGCAGAAACAACAGCAGGAACCATCAGAATCTCTGCAAATCGTGGTAAGACCAAATGATGGTGAAAATTATGAAGAGAAAGACGACAATCCAACAGATTCGGAATGGGTGATATCTATCAAGGACAAGCTTGAGCAAGCGCGTCAAGACGATGTTGCAGGCTCATGGGCAAAGCTCTGCATTTACAGAATCCCTCACTACCTACGAGAAGGCGATGACAAAGCTTATGTTCCCCAGATCGTTTCCTTGGGGCCTTACCACCATGGAAAGAGACGGTTACGCCAAATGGATCGCCACAAATGGCGTGCCCTTCACCATGTCCTCAAGCGTACTAACCATGACATTAAAGTCTATCTCGATGCTGTAAAAGAACTTGAAGAAAAAGCCCGCACCTGTTACGAAGGATCGATCTCTCTTAGCAGCAATGAATTCGTAGAAATGATGGTGCTAGATGGTTGCTTTGTGCTTGAGCTCTTCCGGGGTGCTGCTGAAGGATTCAAGCAACTGGGGTACTCTCGAAACGACCCCATCTTTGCAATGCGTGGCTCAATGCATTCAATTCAGAGAGATATGATAATGCTGGAGAATCAGCTTCCACTCTTTATTCTTGATCGGCTTCTGGAAATTCAGTTAGGCTACCCAGACCAGAAAGGACTTGTAGCCCAGCTAACCCTCCAGTTCTTCGACCCTTTGATGCCCACAGACGAGCCAATGTCAAAAAGTGATAGGAACAAATTGGAGTCATCGCTTGGACATCAGACCACCTTTGACCCTTTATCAGATCAAGGTTGCGTTCATTGTCTTGATGTTTTCCGACGAAGTCTTTTGCGCACAGGGCCTCAAGCGGAACCCAGGATTTGGATCAAGAGATGGTCTCATGGAAATCGCGTTGCAGATAAACGAAGGCAACAATTGATACATTGTGTTACAGAACTCAAGGAGGCTGGAATCAAGTTTACGAAAAGGAGAACAGATCGCTTCTGGGACATAAAATTCAAGAATGGAATTCTCCAAATCCCTCGGCTCTTGATCCACGATGGTACCAAGTCGCTTTTTCTCAACCTGATTGCCTTTGAGCAGTGTCATCTTGATTGCAGCAATGACATTACGTCATATGTCGTTTTCATGGACAACTTGATCGACTCTCATCAGGATGTGAGTTACCTCCATTACTACGGAATAATTGAGCACTGGCTCGGCAGTGATGCCGAAGTTGCCGATCTCTTCAACCGCCTCTGTCAAGAGGTGGTTTTTGACATCAATGACAGTTACCTTTCTAGTCTGTCCGAGAATGTAAATCGGTATTACAACCATAGGTGGAATACTTGGCGTGCGAGTTTGAAGCATAATTATTTCAGCAATCCTTGGGCCATTCTCTCATTAGTTGCTGCTGTTGTCTTGCTGCTGCTTACTTTTGGACAGAGTTTCTACGGAATATATGGCTATTACAAGCCGAGGTGA
- the LOC121234179 gene encoding protein RER1A-like, whose translation MEGAPAGGDDVSPATAISRWSFRVSQRYQHLLDKSTPHVLNRWVAFLFVASVYVLRVYLIQGFYIVSYGLGIYILNLLIGFLSPQVDPEIQDLSEGPSLPTRGSDEFRPFVRRLPEFKFWYSITKAFCIAFVMTFFSAFDVPVFWPILLFYWLSLFILTMRRQITHMIKYKYVPFSLGKQRYDGKRASPTESSSLPTD comes from the exons ATGGAGGGGGCACCGGCCGGCGGCGATGATGTCTCTCCGGCCACGGCTATCTCCCGGTGGAGTTTCAGAGTGTCGCAGCGGTACCAGCATCTGCTCGACAAGTCGACCCCGCACGTGCTCAACCGCTGGGTCGCCTTCCTCTTTGTCGCCTCTGTCTACGTCCTCCGCGTTTACCTCATCCAAGGGTTCTACATCGTTTCGTACGGCCTCGGAATCTACATTCTTAACCTCCTCATAGGGTTTCTCTCTCCCCAGGTGGACCCCGAGATCCAGGACCTCTCCGAGGGCCCCTCGCTACCGACACGTGGCTCCGATGAATTCCGCCCCTTCGTTCGTCGGCTTCCGGAATTTAAGTTCTG GTACTCTATCACAAAGGCATTTTGCATTGCTTTTGTGATGACATTTTTCAGCGCATTTGATGTACCTGTGTTCTGGCCAATACTGCTTTTCTACTGGCTGTCACTCTTCATTCTCACCATGAGGCGACAAATAACGCACATGATTAAATACAAATATGTTCCATTCTCACTCGGAAAGCAG CGGTATGATGGAAAGAGAGCATCGCCAACTGAAAGCTCAAGCCTTCCTACAGATTGA